A region from the Solibacillus sp. FSL H8-0523 genome encodes:
- a CDS encoding amino acid permease → MKNLLRKKPIGDLLHKKGTMELQKTMGPFDLMLLGVGAIVGTGIFILPGTVSAQHAGPGIVFSFIIAAIVCALAALCYSEFASTVPVTGSAYSYSYIVFGEIVAWFVGWALLLEYGLATAAVATGWSGYFVTLIEGFGIHLPQALTSSFSIENGTYINLPAVIIIFVIGSLLSLGMKESTRFNAILVALKISAVLLFIIVGVFYVKPENWSPFLPYGMSGVFTGAALVFFAYLGFDAVSSAAEEVKNPQRNMPIGIIGSLVICTILYVAVSLVLTGIVPYQQLNVADPVAFAMKFVEQDWVAGFISLSAVIGMLTVMLVMMYGGTRLLLAFSRDGLMPKMLKELHPKRKTPMKNTFIFTIVISVIAGLVPLGTLAEMVNMGTLIAFIFVSAGILYLRKNKDLPTGGFKVPFYPVLPIVSLLLCIFLISQLSVHTWIACGVWFVLGIILYFVYGKKHSALNE, encoded by the coding sequence ATGAAAAATTTATTAAGAAAAAAGCCAATCGGTGACCTTTTACACAAAAAAGGTACGATGGAGCTTCAAAAAACTATGGGGCCATTTGATTTAATGCTTTTGGGCGTTGGTGCAATCGTCGGAACGGGGATATTCATTCTTCCTGGTACGGTTTCAGCGCAGCATGCGGGACCCGGTATTGTATTCTCATTCATTATCGCAGCCATTGTTTGTGCATTAGCTGCACTCTGTTATTCAGAATTTGCTTCTACGGTTCCTGTAACAGGCAGCGCTTACTCATATAGCTATATTGTATTTGGTGAAATTGTCGCTTGGTTTGTCGGGTGGGCGTTACTACTTGAATACGGCTTAGCAACAGCAGCCGTAGCAACAGGCTGGTCAGGTTATTTTGTTACGTTAATAGAAGGCTTCGGTATTCACTTACCTCAAGCGTTAACAAGTTCATTTAGTATAGAAAACGGCACGTATATTAACTTACCTGCTGTGATTATCATTTTTGTTATCGGCTCTCTTCTATCATTAGGGATGAAGGAATCAACACGCTTCAATGCAATCCTTGTCGCACTAAAAATCAGTGCCGTTTTATTATTCATTATTGTTGGTGTATTTTACGTGAAACCAGAAAACTGGTCACCATTTTTACCATACGGTATGAGTGGCGTATTTACGGGTGCAGCGCTCGTATTCTTTGCTTACTTAGGCTTTGACGCGGTGTCATCAGCTGCCGAGGAAGTAAAAAACCCACAGCGTAATATGCCAATCGGAATTATCGGGTCCTTAGTTATTTGTACGATTCTTTATGTGGCAGTTTCACTTGTCTTAACAGGTATCGTTCCTTATCAGCAACTAAATGTTGCAGATCCAGTAGCCTTTGCGATGAAATTCGTCGAACAAGACTGGGTAGCCGGCTTTATTTCGCTAAGTGCGGTTATTGGGATGTTAACTGTAATGTTAGTTATGATGTATGGTGGCACACGTTTATTACTAGCCTTTTCTCGTGATGGCTTAATGCCAAAAATGTTGAAAGAATTACATCCAAAACGTAAAACCCCGATGAAAAATACATTTATTTTTACAATCGTGATTTCAGTCATTGCCGGTTTAGTTCCACTTGGTACATTAGCTGAAATGGTAAACATGGGGACTTTAATTGCGTTTATCTTCGTGTCAGCAGGCATTCTTTATTTACGTAAAAATAAAGACTTACCAACTGGTGGCTTTAAAGTGCCGTTCTATCCAGTATTACCAATCGTCTCGTTATTATTATGTATTTTCTTAATTAGCCAGCTATCTGTACACACATGGATTGCATGTGGCGTGTGGTTTGTACTCGGCATCATCCTGTACTTCGTGTACGGCAAGAAACATTCCGCTTTAAACGAATAA
- a CDS encoding YheC/YheD family protein, producing the protein MHVIRGRIGQYKILMQQEQLSPYVVVTERFSKATLFSMLKSTNKIILKPITGMDSIFVEKQQGKFRVRTNLETIEGLEGTRLYESIQQVIGDRNYVMQPQLNSTHLTKKSFRRFITVHKRNGHWYVTASSKQTSNVIEALAYFMHQARLKKLALMAAEQLGPFYPLCESIVIELSFTLAGDVAITDSFLHFSVSKWNQYQSIAKYMPQTDLLTRATFTQYLKKYPLVFLKPCNGQQGKGIIKISKMNRRSYEIQIGRQKWMIQGIGQVSEHIRKHVAIENNYIIQRGIALATINQRFSDIRVMTQKAKNDWHVTGKVVKVAGPHFFVTNAVEAVLPLPIALKQSTVLSLFHRRLDKRMDRMCIAASKLLDEPTERKIIGFDVAVTNFGQIWILEGNYVPDLSLFKNLEEPAMYNTVLEYIRMNR; encoded by the coding sequence ATGCATGTGATAAGGGGGAGAATTGGCCAATATAAAATTCTGATGCAGCAGGAACAACTAAGTCCGTATGTAGTGGTGACTGAACGATTTTCAAAAGCTACGCTGTTTTCCATGTTGAAAAGTACAAATAAAATCATTCTAAAACCGATCACCGGAATGGATTCCATTTTTGTGGAAAAACAGCAAGGGAAGTTCCGTGTAAGAACAAATTTAGAAACAATTGAAGGGCTAGAGGGCACGCGTCTTTATGAATCGATTCAACAAGTTATAGGTGATAGAAATTATGTTATGCAACCGCAACTTAATTCAACACATCTTACTAAAAAAAGCTTTCGCCGGTTTATAACCGTTCACAAACGTAATGGACATTGGTATGTTACGGCTTCGTCAAAACAAACAAGTAACGTTATAGAAGCGCTTGCTTATTTCATGCATCAAGCAAGGTTGAAAAAATTAGCGCTTATGGCAGCGGAGCAACTAGGACCATTTTATCCGCTTTGTGAATCCATTGTAATAGAGTTGTCATTTACCCTTGCAGGGGATGTAGCGATTACTGATTCATTTTTGCATTTCTCAGTCAGCAAATGGAATCAATATCAAAGCATAGCGAAATACATGCCACAAACCGATTTACTAACGCGAGCAACATTTACTCAATATTTAAAGAAATATCCACTTGTATTTTTAAAGCCTTGCAATGGACAACAAGGAAAAGGAATTATAAAAATTTCTAAAATGAATAGGCGAAGTTATGAGATTCAGATAGGGCGACAAAAATGGATGATACAGGGTATCGGGCAAGTATCTGAACATATTCGGAAACATGTGGCCATTGAAAATAACTACATTATTCAACGGGGCATTGCCTTAGCAACGATTAATCAGCGTTTCTCTGATATACGGGTCATGACACAAAAGGCAAAAAATGATTGGCATGTAACCGGCAAAGTTGTGAAGGTGGCTGGGCCTCACTTTTTTGTAACGAATGCAGTAGAGGCCGTTTTGCCATTGCCCATAGCATTAAAACAGTCTACGGTACTTTCATTATTCCATCGAAGACTTGATAAGCGTATGGATCGCATGTGTATAGCGGCATCTAAATTGCTTGATGAACCTACAGAACGAAAAATCATTGGCTTTGACGTTGCCGTAACGAACTTTGGTCAGATTTGGATACTTGAAGGGAATTATGTACCGGATTTGTCGCTTTTTAAAAATTTAGAAGAGCCCGCGATGTACAATACAGTACTGGAGTATATACGTATGAATCGATGA
- a CDS encoding coenzyme F420-0:L-glutamate ligase yields MERVVGTVVRGLRGPIINEGDDIVQIVVDTALNASKVEGYTIENRDIVTVTESVVARAQGNYAKIADIATDVQAKFGDDTVGVIFPILSRNRFSNILKGIAKGTKKIVLMLSYPSDEVGNHLVTLDELDEKGINPWTDVLTEAEFRGHFGYNKHTFTGVDYIEYYKELIEEQGAEVEVIFSNNAKTILDYTKSVLTCDIHSRFRTKRLLTAAGAEKIYGLDNILSESVNGSGFNSNYGLLGSNKSTEEGIKLFPDNCQPIVDDIQAKILAATGKLVEVMIYGDGAFKDPVGQIWELADPVVSPAYTPGLDGTPNEIKLKYLADNDFAALSGEELKAAIKNYINNKEDDLTGQMAAQGTTPRKLTDLIGSLSDLTSGSGDKGTPMIYIQGYFDNYTK; encoded by the coding sequence TTGGAACGTGTAGTAGGAACAGTTGTACGAGGTCTTCGTGGCCCAATCATTAACGAAGGTGACGACATTGTACAAATCGTCGTTGATACAGCATTAAATGCATCGAAAGTTGAAGGTTATACAATTGAAAATCGTGACATCGTAACCGTTACAGAATCAGTAGTAGCACGTGCACAAGGGAACTACGCTAAAATTGCAGATATCGCTACGGACGTACAAGCAAAATTCGGTGATGACACTGTTGGGGTCATTTTCCCAATCCTTTCACGTAACCGTTTCTCAAATATTTTAAAAGGGATCGCAAAAGGCACGAAAAAAATCGTTCTTATGTTAAGCTACCCTTCAGATGAAGTAGGAAATCACTTAGTAACATTAGACGAATTAGACGAAAAGGGCATTAACCCTTGGACAGACGTTCTAACAGAAGCTGAATTCCGTGGTCACTTCGGCTATAACAAACATACATTCACTGGTGTTGATTACATTGAATACTACAAAGAATTAATCGAAGAACAAGGCGCTGAAGTAGAAGTGATCTTCTCGAACAACGCAAAAACAATTTTAGATTATACGAAGAGCGTACTAACATGTGATATTCACTCTCGCTTCCGTACAAAACGCTTACTAACGGCTGCTGGTGCAGAAAAAATTTACGGTTTAGATAACATCTTATCTGAATCAGTAAATGGTTCAGGCTTCAACTCAAACTACGGTTTACTAGGCTCTAACAAATCAACAGAAGAAGGCATCAAGTTATTCCCAGACAACTGCCAACCAATCGTTGATGACATCCAAGCGAAAATCTTAGCTGCTACTGGCAAATTAGTAGAAGTGATGATTTACGGTGACGGTGCGTTCAAAGATCCAGTAGGACAAATTTGGGAACTAGCTGACCCAGTTGTATCACCTGCATACACACCAGGTCTTGACGGTACACCGAACGAAATTAAATTAAAATATTTAGCAGATAACGATTTCGCAGCATTATCAGGCGAAGAGTTAAAAGCGGCGATTAAAAATTACATTAACAACAAAGAAGATGATTTAACTGGTCAAATGGCTGCACAAGGTACGACACCTCGTAAGCTGACTGACTTAATCGGTTCTTTATCTGACTTAACTTCTGGTTCTGGTGACAAAGGTACACCAATGATTTACATCCAAGGTTACTTTGATAACTACACAAAATAA
- the murF gene encoding UDP-N-acetylmuramoyl-tripeptide--D-alanyl-D-alanine ligase yields MKPISVETLCTIISGQHTHGPAVQIGHGAYRLRQVKHPNTVLFIEKRIMNWTNLVSFFPLVLVTEWPYQTKELPSGVTIINVKHSEEALWKFIRFYRAQFQLPVVAITGTAGKTTTKEMIKHIVTPYKKVTATQFSTNSRTAHFPYLLSIEEDTEAAVFETAVGGPGDLLKAGKYFKPTIGIITNIGEHHLNYCKTLEGYIEAKAEMLDILDGGVLIINAGDLNTRKIDFSKFNGKMITIGTDDANEFVAKNIQYSINGMAFTVVHKGQQHPIYVPGFGEHQVLNALAAIAAVTEIGLTIPQAAKQLQSFRPLNKQLQLVEGQNGALLLDDTWSITTTSLEAGLNVLNALAKEKKRIAVIGTITDVGSWGTYIHKKAAELVKEKGVDLLITVGEHAKILADHALALGIQAPVYRFNNSVLAYELLKNEMNPNTIILIKGDMYSKTMFELATKLKKK; encoded by the coding sequence ATGAAGCCAATATCCGTTGAAACATTATGCACCATTATTTCAGGTCAGCATACACATGGCCCAGCTGTTCAGATTGGGCACGGGGCTTATCGGTTAAGGCAAGTGAAGCATCCGAATACGGTTTTATTTATTGAAAAACGCATTATGAACTGGACAAATTTAGTTTCCTTTTTTCCGCTTGTATTAGTAACAGAGTGGCCTTATCAAACAAAAGAGCTTCCAAGTGGCGTGACAATCATCAACGTCAAACATTCAGAAGAAGCTTTATGGAAATTTATTCGCTTTTACCGCGCACAATTTCAGCTACCGGTTGTGGCGATTACAGGGACGGCAGGGAAAACAACAACAAAGGAAATGATTAAGCATATCGTAACGCCCTATAAAAAAGTAACGGCAACACAGTTTAGTACGAATTCTAGAACGGCTCATTTTCCATATTTATTGAGTATTGAAGAAGATACTGAGGCTGCCGTTTTTGAAACGGCTGTAGGGGGACCGGGGGATTTATTGAAAGCAGGAAAGTATTTCAAGCCAACAATAGGCATTATTACAAACATTGGCGAACACCATCTCAATTATTGTAAAACATTAGAAGGCTATATTGAGGCAAAAGCAGAGATGTTAGACATATTGGATGGTGGCGTGTTAATTATCAACGCGGGGGATCTAAATACGCGTAAAATCGATTTCTCTAAATTTAACGGCAAAATGATAACAATTGGTACAGACGACGCCAATGAGTTTGTGGCAAAAAATATTCAATACAGTATAAACGGGATGGCATTTACAGTTGTTCATAAAGGGCAGCAACATCCAATTTATGTACCAGGTTTTGGAGAGCATCAAGTATTGAATGCTTTAGCAGCTATTGCGGCGGTTACTGAAATCGGATTAACGATTCCGCAAGCTGCAAAACAGCTGCAAAGTTTCAGACCACTCAATAAGCAATTGCAATTGGTTGAAGGGCAAAATGGCGCACTCCTGCTAGACGATACGTGGAGCATTACAACCACTTCTTTAGAGGCGGGACTGAATGTTTTAAATGCGCTCGCTAAGGAAAAAAAACGGATTGCAGTAATTGGGACGATTACCGATGTTGGTTCATGGGGGACGTATATTCATAAAAAAGCTGCAGAGCTTGTAAAGGAAAAAGGCGTAGATCTACTCATTACAGTGGGAGAGCATGCAAAAATACTAGCAGACCACGCACTCGCGCTAGGCATACAAGCACCAGTATATCGTTTTAATAATAGTGTGCTCGCCTACGAATTATTAAAAAATGAAATGAATCCCAATACGATTATTTTGATTAAGGGAGATATGTATAGTAAAACGATGTTTGAATTAGCAACGAAACTAAAGAAAAAATAG
- a CDS encoding TetR/AcrR family transcriptional regulator → MNLRKRQVLDAALQLFTEKGFHNTSIQDILGKAMISKGTFYNYFSSKTECFMAILEQVRYEASLRRHELLDGNDPADENVLIEQIIVLRQLNKEQNLVSVFEGIFQSNDIELRDALMRNRLLEVEWLSNRFIDVFGEEACPYTLELSIVFFGIVQHLSLAHRAFYSKSADVKTMVSLAFRNIKVILPEMQKSNDVLITAGSLQLIDENTYYQTVTKEMIIEKLEGFLSELQYNETHVIGLQFTKTLLEELLRNPLRGAVIEALLKPFRAAFSSSSHEAEAIELANMIWFYIKNTFNPK, encoded by the coding sequence ATGAATTTACGAAAAAGACAGGTACTCGATGCGGCACTTCAATTATTTACTGAAAAGGGCTTTCATAATACGTCCATTCAAGATATTTTAGGAAAAGCTATGATTTCAAAAGGTACCTTTTATAACTACTTCTCATCAAAAACCGAATGCTTTATGGCTATCCTAGAACAGGTACGCTACGAAGCGAGCTTACGCCGTCACGAATTACTCGATGGCAATGATCCAGCAGATGAAAACGTTTTGATTGAACAAATTATTGTTTTAAGGCAATTGAATAAAGAACAAAATCTTGTGTCCGTTTTTGAAGGGATTTTTCAATCAAATGATATTGAATTGCGGGATGCACTGATGCGTAATCGCTTATTAGAAGTAGAATGGCTGTCCAATCGCTTTATAGATGTATTTGGTGAAGAGGCGTGTCCGTATACACTTGAGTTATCGATTGTATTTTTTGGCATTGTACAGCACTTATCATTAGCACACCGCGCTTTTTATAGTAAATCTGCGGATGTGAAAACAATGGTTTCACTTGCGTTTCGTAATATTAAAGTTATTTTACCCGAAATGCAAAAATCCAATGATGTTTTAATAACAGCAGGTTCTCTACAGCTCATTGATGAAAATACGTACTATCAAACCGTTACAAAAGAAATGATTATCGAAAAACTCGAGGGCTTCTTATCTGAATTACAATATAACGAAACACATGTTATTGGGCTTCAATTTACAAAAACTTTACTGGAAGAGCTCTTACGTAACCCTTTACGTGGGGCAGTCATCGAAGCCTTATTAAAACCATTCCGCGCTGCTTTTTCTAGTTCATCACACGAAGCAGAAGCCATTGAACTTGCCAACATGATCTGGTTTTACATCAAAAATACATTTAACCCAAAATAA
- a CDS encoding LysR family transcriptional regulator, translating into MIAKLELYRIFNAVSRNKSFSNAAKELYMTQPAVSQSISKLERELETLLFNRTPKGVTLTNEGELLHEYVNSALGILDAGEEKIAEFKNLQTGQLRLGVGDTISRHFLLPYLETFHIRYPGIKLKVLNGTTSEILTFIKAGEADLGICNLPVTDDHLQVVPCKEIHDIFVCGQKYKNLTKKPISFDMLMKLPLIFLEKKANSRNYVESYLKEQGYAISPEFELGSHDLVLEFAKINLGIASVTKEFSMDYIERGLLYEIELQQKIPKRNIGIVHLKTVPISQATKKFIAIVEPGIIH; encoded by the coding sequence ATGATAGCGAAATTAGAACTGTATCGAATTTTTAATGCAGTGAGTCGGAATAAAAGCTTTTCAAATGCGGCAAAAGAGCTGTACATGACACAGCCAGCAGTGAGTCAGTCAATCTCAAAGCTCGAAAGGGAACTCGAAACCTTACTATTTAATCGTACACCTAAAGGGGTTACACTCACGAATGAAGGCGAACTTTTACATGAATATGTAAATTCTGCGTTAGGTATTCTCGATGCAGGGGAAGAAAAAATAGCTGAATTTAAAAACCTACAAACGGGACAATTACGTCTTGGGGTAGGTGATACGATTTCACGCCATTTCCTCTTACCATATTTAGAAACGTTTCATATTAGATATCCTGGGATAAAATTAAAAGTATTAAACGGGACTACGAGTGAAATTTTAACGTTTATCAAAGCAGGGGAAGCAGATTTAGGGATTTGCAACTTGCCAGTAACGGATGACCACCTTCAAGTTGTACCTTGTAAGGAGATTCATGATATATTTGTATGCGGGCAAAAATATAAAAACTTAACAAAAAAACCAATTAGTTTCGATATGCTAATGAAGTTGCCACTCATTTTTTTAGAGAAAAAGGCGAATTCACGCAACTATGTGGAAAGCTATTTAAAGGAACAAGGGTATGCGATTTCACCAGAGTTTGAGCTGGGTTCGCATGATTTGGTATTAGAATTTGCGAAAATTAATTTGGGTATTGCAAGTGTCACAAAGGAATTTTCGATGGATTATATTGAGCGTGGTCTTTTATATGAGATTGAGTTACAACAAAAAATCCCAAAACGTAACATTGGCATCGTGCATTTAAAAACCGTGCCGATTTCACAAGCAACCAAAAAATTTATCGCCATTGTCGAACCAGGGATTATACATTAA
- a CDS encoding NlpC/P60 family protein has protein sequence MKKRFLTTVALAIGFSSLSALPATIEPTTVHAATVQNNNQAVALKANQLINTAKGLIGKATYSSTIYKSTAPYKFSCATFLMYIFEKNGVDLATYNEDYMIKQGTYVPRSQLQKGDLVFFKSKKTGTDPDHVGMYIGNNKIIHMADSKQNIVISDLNSKPYYKENYVTARRVLPSLMSANPATKGDKIVEKAYATKNSAKIGSINNDASLRFTTGGFIEYTYRKNGVSLNTKTISAQMKLGTAVSKANLKKGDLVFFNSKKGSKIPTQVAIYAGDHRLIIPTTSGVITRVLLVDYYKDHYITARRVMK, from the coding sequence ATGAAAAAACGTTTCTTAACAACGGTTGCATTAGCAATTGGCTTTAGTTCGTTATCTGCGCTCCCTGCAACTATCGAACCCACAACTGTACATGCAGCAACTGTTCAAAATAATAATCAGGCTGTCGCTTTGAAGGCCAATCAACTAATCAATACCGCAAAAGGTTTAATTGGAAAAGCCACATACAGTAGTACTATTTATAAATCGACTGCGCCTTATAAATTTTCATGTGCCACATTCTTAATGTATATATTTGAGAAAAATGGTGTTGATTTAGCAACTTATAATGAAGACTATATGATCAAGCAAGGTACATATGTGCCACGTAGCCAGCTCCAAAAAGGGGATTTAGTTTTCTTTAAAAGCAAAAAAACAGGGACAGACCCCGATCATGTTGGGATGTACATCGGCAATAACAAAATCATTCATATGGCCGATTCTAAACAAAATATCGTGATTTCTGATTTAAATAGTAAGCCGTATTACAAAGAAAATTATGTAACCGCGCGTCGTGTACTTCCTTCGCTAATGAGTGCAAATCCTGCAACAAAAGGTGATAAAATCGTTGAAAAAGCATACGCTACGAAAAATAGTGCGAAAATTGGTTCTATCAATAACGATGCTTCATTACGATTTACTACAGGTGGTTTTATTGAATATACGTACCGTAAAAACGGTGTATCATTGAATACAAAAACGATTAGTGCACAAATGAAGCTTGGTACTGCTGTTTCAAAGGCCAACCTAAAAAAAGGTGATTTAGTATTCTTCAACAGTAAGAAGGGCTCTAAAATTCCAACGCAAGTAGCCATTTATGCAGGCGACCACCGTTTAATCATTCCAACAACTAGTGGTGTGATTACGCGTGTACTATTAGTAGACTATTATAAAGATCATTACATTACCGCTAGACGTGTCATGAAGTAA
- the murF gene encoding UDP-N-acetylmuramoyl-tripeptide--D-alanyl-D-alanine ligase has protein sequence MKQVMYYDSQALIAPNTLVFVRKSDEVNWGALKAKISTVLVSDKGIEQLKDAPAHITVIHVRNTLQAYWDFCTYYRNLFEIPVVAITGTCGKTTTKEMLKHILSKDMLVQTSISSINEPRQSLGYLLGIEDETKAAVFELGLGNSGNISHQCRVYQPTIGVITNIGVHHLDGCKDLNGYIQAKGEILQGIRAGGTLIINADDENTKKLPIDTYKNKVITFGLHNEAHITATNIEFAAKGMKFQVHVNNQTYNAYIPGYGEHQVYNVLAVLAVIQELGFSIQRAIMHLRTFKQMERHLQFSTGLGGSTIIDDTWTNNPTSVEAALKVIDAIGKGKKRYLVLGDIKRLGQFEKKYHSELGSLVATYPIHTLITVGSKAAHIAKQALADGTTAQVYMFKDVQGVYELLKPQLDAQSILLIKGPMSSRAMIHFAKQLKSSE, from the coding sequence GTGAAGCAGGTAATGTACTATGATTCGCAAGCATTAATCGCACCGAATACGCTTGTTTTTGTTCGCAAAAGTGACGAAGTGAACTGGGGCGCATTAAAAGCTAAGATATCGACTGTGCTTGTTTCAGATAAAGGAATAGAACAGCTAAAGGATGCGCCAGCTCACATAACTGTTATTCACGTGCGCAATACGTTACAGGCATACTGGGATTTTTGTACGTACTACCGGAACTTGTTTGAAATCCCGGTTGTTGCGATTACAGGAACTTGCGGTAAGACAACGACAAAAGAAATGCTGAAACACATTTTAAGCAAAGACATGTTGGTTCAAACATCGATCAGCAGTATTAACGAGCCACGTCAGTCGCTAGGGTATTTACTTGGCATTGAAGACGAGACGAAAGCAGCAGTATTCGAATTAGGTTTAGGCAATTCGGGCAACATTAGCCATCAATGTCGTGTATACCAGCCAACAATTGGTGTCATTACAAACATCGGTGTGCATCATTTAGATGGCTGTAAAGATTTAAATGGCTACATTCAAGCGAAGGGAGAAATTTTACAGGGCATTCGCGCTGGTGGCACGTTAATAATCAATGCGGATGATGAAAATACAAAAAAACTCCCGATAGACACGTACAAAAACAAAGTGATTACATTTGGTCTTCACAATGAGGCACATATTACCGCAACAAATATTGAATTTGCAGCGAAGGGCATGAAATTTCAGGTGCATGTAAACAATCAAACGTACAATGCCTATATTCCAGGTTACGGGGAACACCAAGTGTATAATGTACTTGCCGTTTTGGCGGTCATTCAGGAGCTAGGATTCTCTATACAAAGGGCGATTATGCACTTAAGGACATTCAAACAAATGGAGCGACATTTGCAGTTTTCTACAGGGTTAGGAGGAAGCACAATCATCGATGATACATGGACCAATAACCCAACATCTGTAGAAGCCGCATTAAAGGTAATCGATGCAATCGGTAAAGGGAAGAAGCGCTATTTAGTATTAGGGGATATTAAAAGACTTGGACAATTCGAAAAAAAATATCACAGCGAGTTAGGCAGTTTAGTCGCTACTTATCCTATTCACACCTTAATTACGGTTGGATCAAAAGCAGCCCATATTGCCAAACAAGCACTTGCAGATGGGACAACAGCACAAGTGTATATGTTTAAGGATGTTCAAGGGGTATATGAACTGTTGAAGCCGCAATTAGATGCACAGTCCATACTATTGATAAAAGGACCCATGTCGAGTCGAGCCATGATACATTTTGCCAAACAATTGAAAAGTAGCGAGTAA
- a CDS encoding DEAD/DEAH box helicase, which translates to MSNDFKQYNLSEEITRALSDLDYHTPSEVQHKVLPHALVNKDLIVKAQTGSGKTAAFAIPVCENIDWLENKPQALVLTPTRELAVQVKEEFTNIGRYKRVKAAALYGKQPFRYQQDELKQKTHVAVGTPGRVLDHIEKGTLKLDKIRYVILDEADEMLNMGFVEQVEAILSHITEPHVTMLFSATVPEEIKSLAGRHLNNALDIEVHSEQQAPKIEHAMIEVPEEAKLAALEKVAVVENPDTCIIFCRTKARVDEVYDYLYDREYSVDQLHGGMEQSTRLMVMNDYKRGDFRYLVATDVAARGIDIDNISLVINFDLPLEKEAYVHRTGRTGRAGKEGKAVTFVTPHEYNFLASIEEYIGYKIAPAPLPTHQEVAAKAEAFEKKMQARPQKKKQKNEKVDANITKLYFNGGKKKKLRAVDFVGTLCKIPGITAADIGIITILDASTFIEILNGKGHAVLKAMKTTPVKGKLLKVHISNSTN; encoded by the coding sequence ATGTCAAACGACTTTAAACAATACAATTTATCAGAAGAAATTACACGAGCGCTGAGCGATTTAGATTACCATACACCATCAGAGGTGCAACATAAGGTATTACCACATGCATTAGTGAACAAAGATTTAATCGTCAAAGCTCAAACAGGTAGCGGGAAAACAGCAGCGTTTGCGATTCCGGTTTGTGAAAATATCGACTGGTTAGAAAACAAGCCACAAGCGTTAGTATTAACGCCAACACGTGAGCTAGCCGTGCAAGTGAAGGAAGAATTTACAAATATCGGGCGCTACAAACGCGTAAAAGCAGCCGCATTATATGGTAAGCAACCATTCCGTTATCAGCAAGATGAGTTAAAGCAAAAAACACATGTTGCAGTAGGAACACCAGGCCGCGTACTCGACCATATTGAAAAAGGGACATTAAAGTTAGATAAAATTCGCTATGTGATTTTAGATGAAGCGGATGAAATGTTAAATATGGGCTTTGTTGAGCAAGTTGAGGCGATTTTATCACATATTACAGAGCCGCATGTGACGATGTTATTTTCTGCGACGGTACCAGAGGAAATTAAATCCCTTGCAGGTCGTCATTTAAATAATGCACTAGATATCGAAGTCCATTCAGAGCAGCAAGCACCAAAAATCGAGCATGCGATGATTGAAGTGCCAGAAGAAGCGAAACTCGCAGCACTTGAAAAAGTAGCCGTTGTTGAAAATCCAGATACATGTATCATTTTCTGTCGTACAAAGGCGCGTGTTGATGAAGTATATGATTATTTATATGACCGTGAGTATAGCGTCGATCAATTGCACGGCGGGATGGAGCAATCAACACGTTTAATGGTGATGAATGATTATAAGCGAGGGGATTTCCGTTATTTAGTTGCAACAGACGTGGCAGCACGCGGGATCGATATTGATAATATTTCACTAGTTATCAACTTTGACCTTCCACTTGAAAAAGAGGCATACGTGCACCGTACAGGTCGTACAGGCCGTGCCGGAAAAGAAGGGAAGGCTGTTACATTTGTAACGCCACATGAATATAACTTTTTAGCAAGCATTGAAGAATATATCGGCTATAAAATTGCACCGGCTCCACTACCTACGCATCAGGAAGTTGCAGCAAAAGCAGAGGCATTTGAGAAAAAAATGCAAGCCCGTCCACAAAAGAAAAAGCAAAAGAATGAAAAAGTAGATGCAAACATTACGAAGCTTTATTTCAATGGTGGGAAAAAGAAAAAATTACGCGCGGTTGATTTTGTCGGCACACTCTGTAAAATTCCAGGTATCACAGCAGCAGATATTGGGATTATTACAATTTTAGATGCCTCAACGTTTATCGAAATTTTAAACGGTAAAGGCCATGCCGTATTAAAAGCAATGAAAACAACGCCAGTTAAAGGTAAGCTATTAAAGGTTCATATTTCGAATAGTACAAACTGA